GCCCACGCGGAGCAATCTTCTCCCACCGTCGGGGCAAGTCGTTTCATGCTCGGTCGCGTGATCGACGGGCTCGGGCGCCCGATCGACGGCGGGCCGACAATCCGCGATGCACATCCGGTCTTGCTCAGTCCCGATCCCGTTTCCCCGATGAGGCGTCAGAGAATCAGCCGCGCGCTGGCGACCGGAGTTCGCGCGATGGACATCATGACAACGCTCGGGCGCGGACAGCGTCTGGGCATCTTCGCCGGTCCTGGCGTCGGCAAGAGCACGCTGCTCGGAACAATCGCCAAGCGCACCGCAGCGGACGTGAACGTCATCGCGTTGATTGGAGAGCGCGGCAGAGAGGTCAAGGACTTCATCGAGCACTCGCTCGGCCCGGAAGGTCTTGCGAGAAGCGTGGTCGTCGTGGCGACCGGCGATGAATCCCCGTTGCTGCGCCTGCGCGCCGCGAAGCTCGCCTGCGCCGCCGCCGAGTTTTTCCGCGACCTCGGGAAAGATGTCCTGCTGATGATGGATTCGATTACTCGGTTCGCGCACGCACAAAGGCAGATTGGGCTTTCGGTCGGCGAACCACCCGCGACCAAAGGGTACACGCCAAGTGTCTTTGCGGCGCTCGCGGGATTGCTCGAGCGCGCGGGTACGCTGCAAAGCGGCGGCTCGATCACCGGGTTGTACACGATTCTTGTTGAAGGCGACGACATGACCGAGCCGGTCTCGGACGCGGCGAGGGGTATTCTCGACGGCCATGTCATTTTGTCACGCAAGCTCGCCCAGAAGGCGCACTACCCGGCGATCGATGTTCTCGATTCCGTGAGCCGAGTGGCGGACGACGTGACCGAACCGGTCCATCAGCATGCCCGCCGGCAGATCCTCCGCCTCCTCGCCGTGTACCGCGAAGTCGAAGACCTGGTGCAAATCGGCGCATATGCGCGTGGTTCGAACCCCGAAGCGGATGTCGCCATCGAGATGTATCCGGCGATTACCGACGTGCTCCGTCAGAGTTCATCAGATTCGCCGACTTTTGAGCAAGCCAAGTCGGCGCTGCTGCGTCTTTCGGACCAGGCAAACGCTGTTGCTTCTCGATTGGCAAAGTCTCGACCCCGCACCGCATGAGGATGACCCGTGGCGAAGTTCCGATTTGAGCTCGAAGCGGTCTTCAAGCAGCGGCTCGCCGTCGAACGCCAGAAGCAGCTCGCACTCGGAGAACTCGAGCGGGTCCGCCTCGGGCTGGAAGAAAGACTGCGGGGATTTCACGCATCGCTGGTCGGTGAAAAGCAGGACCTTCGCCACGCGCTGCAGCCCGGACGCACGCTCGATCCCGGAGGAGTCCGTATGCAGGCGAACATGTCCCTTCATTTCGTCTCGCTCGCGCAGCAGACCGTTTACCAGCTCGCGGTGCTGCACCGAAAGCTCGAAACCGCTCGAAAGGACCTGCTCACCGCGACCACGAGGCGCAAAGCGGTGGAAAAGCTCAAGGAGCGCCGATATGAGGCATGGATGGCGGCGGAGACGGCAAGAGAGGCTGCCGCTTTGGATGAAATAGGCGTCATGGGATTCGCCGCGAGGCAGGAACAAGAGTGAAACGGATCTGGACTGTCATTTCGATTCTCGCACTCGCGAACGTGCTCGCGCTGGGCGGGCTCGTCGGCTGGCTGAAAGCAACCGACCGGCT
The DNA window shown above is from Phycisphaeraceae bacterium and carries:
- a CDS encoding FliI/YscN family ATPase — protein: MQPLLVKGSVAAVRGMTVLVEDLPVPVGSMVSIRSSAGSRTNPIPGEVVGFTKDHAVIMLLGQTGGICAGDRAHAEQSSPTVGASRFMLGRVIDGLGRPIDGGPTIRDAHPVLLSPDPVSPMRRQRISRALATGVRAMDIMTTLGRGQRLGIFAGPGVGKSTLLGTIAKRTAADVNVIALIGERGREVKDFIEHSLGPEGLARSVVVVATGDESPLLRLRAAKLACAAAEFFRDLGKDVLLMMDSITRFAHAQRQIGLSVGEPPATKGYTPSVFAALAGLLERAGTLQSGGSITGLYTILVEGDDMTEPVSDAARGILDGHVILSRKLAQKAHYPAIDVLDSVSRVADDVTEPVHQHARRQILRLLAVYREVEDLVQIGAYARGSNPEADVAIEMYPAITDVLRQSSSDSPTFEQAKSALLRLSDQANAVASRLAKSRPRTA
- a CDS encoding flagellar FliJ family protein produces the protein MAKFRFELEAVFKQRLAVERQKQLALGELERVRLGLEERLRGFHASLVGEKQDLRHALQPGRTLDPGGVRMQANMSLHFVSLAQQTVYQLAVLHRKLETARKDLLTATTRRKAVEKLKERRYEAWMAAETAREAAALDEIGVMGFAARQEQE